The Plasmodium knowlesi strain H genome assembly, chromosome: 14 genome has a segment encoding these proteins:
- a CDS encoding ferredoxin, putative has product MTMIMLFLMLILLTEKSSTYRFSNNRTALKYMSGSRGINICAPQRRACSSFINNLVSSKKASCLPVGGDRGVNARNTSSNLSNDGGKRRYFKSVNRNKLFYNITLRTNDGEKKIQCDEDEYILDASERQNVELPYSCRGGSCSTCAAKLIEGEVDNEDQSYLDEEQLKKKYILLCTCYPKSDCVIETHKEEELHDM; this is encoded by the coding sequence ATGACGATGATTATGCTGTTCCTGATGCTCATACTTTTAACGGAAAAGAGCAGTACATATAGATTCAGCAACAACAGAACGGCCCTAAAATATATGTCTGGAAGTAgaggaataaatatatgtgccCCTCAAAGGAGAGCTTGTTCCAGTTTTATTAACAATTTGGTAAGCTCAAAAAAAGCATCATGCCTTCCTGTAGGTGGAGACAGAGGAGTTAATGCTCGGAACACTTCTAGTAACTTGAGCAATGATGGTGGGAAAAGGAGATATTTCAAGTCTGTCAACAGGAACAAACTGTTCTATAACATCACTCTTCGAACAAAtgatggagaaaagaaaattcagtGCGATGAAGATGAGTACATATTAGATGCTAGCGAAAGACAGAACGTTGAACTGCCGTACAGCTGTAGGGGAGGAAGTTGTTCCACCTGTGCCGCCAAGTTAATCGAAGGGGAGGTAGACAATGAGGACCAGAGCTACCTGGACGAAGAGCaactgaagaagaaatatattcttCTGTGTACTTGTTACCCTAAGTCCGACTGCGTTATCGAAACACACAAAGAGGAGGAGCTCCACGACATGTGA